Proteins from a genomic interval of Terriglobia bacterium:
- a CDS encoding acyl-CoA dehydrogenase, producing MTTDTARLPLTVLSEEEEMFRDAVRDFADAEIRPRVQAMDEARCYDDGLVPKLFEMGLMGIEIPEAYGGSGGTFFQSILAVEEVSRVDAAVGVLVDVQNTLFINAILRWATEAQKREFLGNAATGTVCAYALSEAGSGSDAFALKTRAEPKDGGWVLNGRKLWITSAGEAGLFLIFANADPSKGYRGITAFVVRRDDPGFAVGKREHKLGIRASSTCELLLDNCRIPADRVVGEVGKGYKIAIETLNEGRIGIGAQMVGLARGAIEAAAKYATEREQFGKKIGEFQAIQFAIADAATHLEAARLLVYNAARLKEAGRPFVKEAAMAKLFSSDAAERVTSAAVEVFGGYGYTVEYPVEKYYRDAKIGKIYEGTSFMQLQTIGKMILAG from the coding sequence GAGATCCGGCCGCGCGTCCAGGCGATGGACGAGGCTCGATGCTACGACGACGGCCTGGTCCCCAAGCTGTTCGAGATGGGCCTGATGGGGATCGAGATCCCGGAGGCCTACGGCGGCTCCGGCGGGACCTTCTTCCAGTCCATCCTCGCGGTCGAGGAGGTCTCTCGCGTGGACGCCGCGGTGGGCGTCCTGGTGGACGTCCAGAACACGCTGTTCATCAACGCGATCCTCCGCTGGGCGACCGAGGCGCAGAAGAGGGAATTCCTGGGGAACGCCGCCACCGGGACCGTCTGCGCCTACGCCCTCTCGGAGGCCGGCTCCGGGTCCGACGCGTTCGCGCTCAAGACCCGCGCCGAGCCGAAGGACGGCGGCTGGGTCCTGAACGGCCGGAAGCTCTGGATCACCAGCGCCGGCGAAGCCGGGCTGTTCCTGATCTTCGCGAACGCGGACCCCTCGAAGGGATACCGCGGGATCACGGCGTTCGTGGTGAGGCGGGACGACCCGGGGTTCGCCGTCGGCAAGCGCGAGCACAAACTGGGCATCCGCGCCTCGAGCACCTGCGAGCTCCTCCTGGACAACTGCCGGATTCCCGCGGACCGGGTCGTCGGCGAGGTCGGCAAGGGGTACAAGATCGCCATCGAGACCCTGAACGAGGGGAGGATCGGGATCGGCGCGCAGATGGTCGGCCTCGCGCGCGGCGCGATCGAGGCCGCGGCCAAGTACGCGACGGAGCGAGAGCAGTTCGGGAAGAAGATCGGCGAATTCCAGGCGATCCAGTTCGCGATCGCGGACGCGGCGACGCACCTCGAGGCGGCGCGCCTGCTCGTGTACAACGCGGCGCGGCTCAAGGAGGCCGGGCGTCCCTTCGTCAAGGAGGCCGCCATGGCGAAGCTCTTTTCCAGCGACGCGGCCGAGCGAGTGACGTCCGCGGCCGTCGAGGTGTTCGGCGGGTACGGGTACACCGTCGAGTACCCCGTGGAGAAGTACTACCGCGACGCGAAGATCGGGAAGATCTACGAGGGCACCTCGTTCATGCAGCTCCAGACCATCGGCAAGATGATCCTGGCGGGTTGA